The region CGAGCTGCCACCAGATCCGCGGCAGCATCTTACCGGTGTGATTCGTACGGCGCCGGATTATTggattaaatttatttcacgCTAACCCGTGGCCACCGATATTATGCACTGAAACTTTTCTAACGCTTTTCTAatcattttattcatttttactgTGTGCGATGTGTTTTGCCAAGAGTAAAACTATTTAGTTTCTATGCAGCTTCAAGGTAGATACTTATAAGGTACTTGATACGCAATCACTGCAAACAAGCTACTCAATATTGATCAGACTTTCAGTTTTCACACTCGAAATCAACGTTCTCGAGTGGTTGCGGCCTACGTTTAAGGACCTTAACACACATATTTATCACTCACCGCCATTATCATCTGTAACCCTTTTAGAGACGTGAGAGACACGATACAGTCCTTGAGTCGCAATTAACCAATTGCTTTCATTAACGAAGAGTGCAAATTTTAATGGATTTGCTTAAAACCGCCCAAAATGTGAACTTTATTACTTTAAAACCATCCGTACGGTCGGaatatgtgtgcttgtgtgcaaATGCATAGTAATaaacagcgaagcgaaagcattGAAGACGCGTCCTGCGTTGAAGAATGTTATGCCCTGCGCAGGTGAGTTACGATTAGCTGATCAACGTGCGATACAAGTGCGCAGTTTTAGTTtaatgttctttttcttttaattatgTCGTGCCGTGCCGCCGTCTATTATCAGCCCCCCCGCCAAAGGCAGCAGATAGAGTATGGTGCTCCTCCAGCAAGTCATTCGCATGCCGTCAATCAGCAAACAACGTGTAGAGTCATTATCTCctgcagccggagcagcagcagctaccgacCATTCTCCTTGCGTGGCCATTAGAAGACTATCAGGCTTATAAAAAGGCACCATCTCGCACGGAACCGGTTCAGTAGTCACGGCAAGATGTTTGTGACAACAAGTACGCTCCTCTGGGGCACCGTCGTTGCACTGGTGCTCTATCGATTGTTCCGCTCAGCGTTTAACCCCCGGCCAAGCAAGTTTCCTCCCGGACCACCGAATCTCCCATTCCTGGAGGGTTACGGTGTGATGCTACTGGTCAACAACCAGCATCTGCACAAAGCCGCAACGACACTGTGTAACTTCTATCGCACCAAGTTGCTAGGTCTCTCGCTCGTCGGCTATACGACGGTGGTCGTTAACGATCTGCGAGTGGCGCGTGAAGTGCTGAACCGCAAGGAGTTCGACGGTCGACCTGATCTCTTTTTGGCCCGGTTGCGGGACAAAAACTTTAACCTGCGCGGCATTTTCTTCACCGATGGCCCGAGCTGGAAGGAGCAGCGCTGGTTCATCTTGCGCTTTCTGCGTGACTACGGATTCGGGCGCCGCTTTCCCGAGCACGAGGCGGAAGTGAACAGTGAGCTGCTCAGCTTGATCGAGATGCTAAAGGCTGGGCCAAAGTATGAGCACGAGAAAACCATCTTCAAGGATGGCTACGTCAAGTGTCCGAACGTGCTGTTTGCCACCTTTGCCAACGCGTTCCTGCAGATAGTGACGGGTGATCGGTTTGCACGCGAGGAATGCGGTCCCCTTTACGAGTGAGTGCAAATGCCCGGTGGCGGATCCTTATTATCTGCGTTACCGTGTGTCCGTATACGTGTTTGTTTCCGTGGCGATATGTGATAGTGACTTTAATCTCCgcttctccgtttttttttactcaaaaCCACAGAACGGGCAGCGCTGCGATGGTTTTCCAACGAAAAGGCGATGACTACGGTACCATACTGAGCTACTACCCGTGGTTGCGCTATGTGTATCCCTTTTCCCGAACATATCAATCCCTGCGCGATGCCAGCATGAAAGTGAATGCCTTCATAGAGTCAGTCATCAACAAGTATCGCGAAACGTACGATGAAGCGCACGTCCGCTGCTTCCTCGATCTGTACTTCCGTGAGATGCACAAAACAACTCCACCAAAGGATGAGAAAGAGTTTTCCTTTCAGCGTAAGcatggccaccgtggccacaatTCCAATCTTCCTGCTCGTCCCACTGCTAATCACGTGCTCCCGCGTTCACGTCAACAGTCGACCAGCTGATCCTGGGGCTGGTGGACTTTTTCTTTCCAGCCATCTCGGGAGCCACCACGCAGGTGGCGCTACTGTTGGAACGATTATTGCTCAATCCGCACGTGATTAAACGGATGCAGGAGGAAATCGATCAAGTTGTAGGGCAGGGTCGGCTACCTACGCTAGACGATCGTATCGAACTCCCGTACACGGAGGCTACGCTTCGGGAAGGGATGCGCATCGATACACTAGTGCCCTCGGGGATCGCACACCGGACACAAACGGATGCCACGCTACAAGGATACGAGCTGCCCAAGGATTCCTTAGTCGTCATCGGTATGGATGCGATGCACAATCAGAAGGAGTACTGGGGCGATCCGGAAACGTTCCGCCCCGAGCGGTTTCTCGATGAGAACGGTAAACTGTGCCTGGCCAAAGACATGTCACTTCCCTTCGGTGCAGGCAAGCGGCTCTGTGCCGGTGAAACGTTCGCCCGAAACATCATGTTTCTGACACTGGCCGCGCTCATGCAGAACTTTAACATTCGCCAGCCACCATCCGATCGGTTGCCCGATGTGTCGAAGCGTTTGACCGGTGTAATCGTTACGCCACGGGACTACTGGTTGCGGTTTGAACCGCGATAGATCAGAGCTAGCGACCAAAATGAAGagctttcaaacaaacttATATGTTTATGGTTTACTTATATGAAAACCATTTTAAAAGAGACATTCATTAAACACTTATCTATCGGCTATATGAAAGGTCCAGTAATGCCGTGGGGATAATATAATTTTTCGCACGGTTcacaaacaataaataattgcTTTAATCTATCTATCGTTATAAACATAACATTTCTGCGTGACTGATTAAACTCCGAAGCTACTGAACTGATCAAACTGAAATTTGCTGTACGGGAATCAGCAAGTGTTTCGTTCAGAGAGGTTCCCTTCTGTTTAATGGTAATATATAAGTGAAGAACCGGATTTTCAGGATTGGTAATGGTAGTTTACGTATTCGCTACGTCGTTAATTGCATGTAGATTAAAAGAcgactcaaaaaaaaaatactaacaTACGTACAATTGATCGACAGATGCTCATAAAATCGATTAGATTAGATCACAAAATAAATGAACATGTCGTACAGTGATACAGTCACTTACCAAAAAACAATGCTCGCCTCAAAGTTCATTGTGCGAAGTGGACAGATGTCTTGATTGCAGCCGGTAGTAGCGACTGATCTAAAATTAGGTCACtctttgcaacaacaaccgtaACAATATTGTTACTTATCTGGCAACGTAGCGGTCAACCGAATTGATTAGCAACGGAATACCGAAATCACTTACCTCCCAACAACCCATCACGTGTATTGTCAGCCCTTCAAATCTAATGGGATTCCGAAAAAGACCTCACCAAGTTCAACAATCAAACCATGGCGTGATTGAAAGGAGTGCTACATTAATTCAATGCATTGACACGCATACGCGTCTCTTTATAAAAAGGCCTCTTGGGCCAAATAGCGGAACCATACCGTTAGCAACACCCAATGGCTGTCCTAGGCGCACTACTTTGGATTGCCGTAGGCGTTTTGCTCCTAGTGCGCTTTTATCTCCACAACATCAAACGTCCTCCCAACTatccaccgggaccaccacggGTGCCGGTACTAGGAGATTATGCGCTGTTGCTACTCATAAACGCGCGCCACCTGCAAAGGGCAGCCAACAAATTGGCCGCGTACTATCGCACCAAAGTACTCGGTCTATCGATCGCCGGCGTTCCAACGATCGTTGTGAATGATCTATCGCTAGCGCGTGAGATCCTGAATCGAAGGCAGTTCGATGGACGGCCAGATCTGTTTTTGGCACGAATGCGCGAAAAGCACTTCAACCGCCGAGGAATCTTCTTCACCGATGGCCCGGCTTGGAAGGATCAGCGGTGGTTCTTTCTGCGCCACCTTCGAGACTACGGGTTCGGCCGACGATCGGAGCAGTACGAGCTGGAGATGGAGGGTGAGCTGTTGCAGCTGATCGATGTGCTACAGTACGGTAAGCGGTACGATTATGAAGCCGATTTGATGGCTGCCGATGGATTCGTTAAATGCCCGGACGTGTTCTTCGTCACTCTTGCCAACGCATTTCTGCAGATTCTGTTAGGCGAACGGTATCCACGTGACAAAGCCTCACCACTGATCAAGTAAGTTTGCATTCTATGCGCTGTACAGGGGTGCAAAGGACTAAGAATTCAATCAAGTTACCATTCCTTCCCTCTACAGTGCCGCTCGCAGTGGGCTTTTGTTCTTACAGAATGGCGACGATTATGGTACACTGTACAGCTACTTTCCCTGGACGCGGTTCATCTATCCATTCTCGAAAAAGTATCATAAGATTCGCGATGGAATGATGGGACTGTGCCGGTTTGTCGAAACGCTCCTGATGAGACAGCAGCACAACTTCGATCCAGATCATCCGCGGCATTTCGTCGATCTTTATCTGCGAGAAATGCAACGGCATGTACCGTCGGAGCGAACCTTCACCTTTCAACGTAAGTTACTAGAGAGCTCCGTTTCCGGCAAGTCTTTAATGCATTCTACCACAACCTGCAGACGATCAGCTGGTGGTTAGCTTGGCCGACTTCTACCTTCCCGCAGTGGCCGGAACAGCCGTACAGCTATCAATGCTTTTTGAGCGGCTTCTCTTACATCCCGAGGAGGTGGCACGCATCCAGCATGAGATCGATGATGTCGTTGGTCACGGTAGGCTACCGTCGCTAAGCGACCGTGCAAACCTTCCCTACACCGAAGCCACTCTACGGGAGAGCTTGCGTATCGATACGCTCATCCCATCCGGGATCGTGCACAGGACAATGGAAAACACCACATTCCAAGGGTACAACATCGAACAAAACACCCTGATCCTGATTGGACTCGAGCGAATCAACA is a window of Anopheles aquasalis chromosome 2, idAnoAquaMG_Q_19, whole genome shotgun sequence DNA encoding:
- the LOC126575154 gene encoding uncharacterized protein LOC126575154; this translates as MISTISELIIAALVAVVASLVIRYVRYRPSDRFPPGPPRVPLLGSYPFLLALNYRHLHRAAARLSELYRSNVIGLHLGPLPAVIVNDHSLVRQVLQRSEFDGRPDLFLARLRDERYARRGIFFTDGESWREQRKFFLKTLHEYGFGRRNDTVEQDLESGLTELISLLKEGPKHEHEKPLLNEAGYARCPQLFFALFSNVMLRMLTASRLEREDQAVLFDVGANSLAFHRQGDDYGLALSYVPWIRHILPGFSRYRVLREVNQRANAVIQSLAEQCEKTYNEADIRCFIDAYIREIRRTGCNVTTGTDCFGFEYDQLVIGCADFLVPAFSAIPAKLGLILQRLVSQPATVTRMQTEIEQSVGQARLPRVEDRTSLPFCEAVIREALRIDTLVPSGIPHVTTQDTELAGYQLPKGTLVINGLDFVNHQEDVFSKPHEFQPERFLDADGKLSLELDKSIPFGAGHRVCAGETFARNALFITITTLVQQFNIATELPPDPRQHLTGVIRTAPDYWIKFISPPPPKAADRKTIRLIKRHHLARNRFSSHGKMFVTTSTLLWGTVVALVLYRLFRSAFNPRPSKFPPGPPNLPFLEGYGVMLLVNNQHLHKAATTLCNFYRTKLLGLSLVGYTTVVVNDLRVAREVLNRKEFDGRPDLFLARLRDKNFNLRGIFFTDGPSWKEQRWFILRFLRDYGFGRRFPEHEAEVNSELLSLIEMLKAGPKYEHEKTIFKDGYVKCPNVLFATFANAFLQIVTGDRFAREECGPLYETGSAAMVFQRKGDDYGTILSYYPWLRYVYPFSRTYQSLRDASMKVNAFIESVINKYRETYDEAHVRCFLDLYFREMHKTTPPKDEKEFSFQLDQLILGLVDFFFPAISGATTQVALLLERLLLNPHVIKRMQEEIDQVVGQGRLPTLDDRIELPYTEATLREGMRIDTLVPSGIAHRTQTDATLQGYELPKDSLVVIGMDAMHNQKEYWGDPETFRPERFLDENGKLCLAKDMSLPFGAGKRLCAGETFARNIMFLTLAALMQNFNIRQPPSDRLPDVSKRLTGVIVTPRDYWLRFEPR
- the LOC126573048 gene encoding probable cytochrome P450 304a1 encodes the protein MAVLGALLWIAVGVLLLVRFYLHNIKRPPNYPPGPPRVPVLGDYALLLLINARHLQRAANKLAAYYRTKVLGLSIAGVPTIVVNDLSLAREILNRRQFDGRPDLFLARMREKHFNRRGIFFTDGPAWKDQRWFFLRHLRDYGFGRRSEQYELEMEGELLQLIDVLQYGKRYDYEADLMAADGFVKCPDVFFVTLANAFLQILLGERYPRDKASPLINAARSGLLFLQNGDDYGTLYSYFPWTRFIYPFSKKYHKIRDGMMGLCRFVETLLMRQQHNFDPDHPRHFVDLYLREMQRHVPSERTFTFQHDQLVEVARIQHEIDDVVGHGRLPSLSDRANLPYTEATLRESLRIDTLIPSGIVHRTMENTTFQGYNIEQNTLILIGLERINNQPEEWGDPEIFRPARFLDETGRLVLAKDRSLPFGSGKRLCAGETFARNTMFLIVATVLQHFNLRQRTSDRLPNISQRSSAFIVSPEDFWIRFEPR